Sequence from the Wielerella bovis genome:
CGGCTTCTACCAGCGCTTTTTTGCATTCCATCATGCCCAAACCAGTCGCAGCACGCAAATCAGCAACCATTTTTGCAGTAATTTCTGCCATGTTGTTCTCCAATATATTGAAATTAATTAAATTCAAAATAGGCTGCCTGAAACGGTTTTCAGGCAGCCTGAAAAAACAAAAGCCTTATTCAGCCGCTTGTTGAGCAGCTGCTACAGTTTCTGCAACCGCTTGATTTTTGCCTTCCAATACCGCGTCAGCAATACCACGACAGTATAAACGAATAGCTTTAGCAGAGTCATCGTTACCAGGAATAACGTGTTTTACCAAATCAGGGCTATTGTTAGTATCCACAACAGCAATCACAGGAATACCTAATTTAGCAGCTTCAACCAAAGTACCGTGTTGGTAACCTGTATCAATCACGAAAATTGCATCAGGTAAACCTTTCATACCTTTGATACCACCCAAAGAGCGTTCCAATTTTTCCACTTCGCGGGTCATGTCCAACAATTCTTTTTTATTGTAGCCACTACTTTCCGCGTTTGCCAACAAAGCAGCTTTTTCTTCCAAGCGTTTGATGG
This genomic interval carries:
- the rpsB gene encoding 30S ribosomal protein S2: MSSQVTMRQMIEAGVHFGHQTRYWNPKMAQYIFGARNKIHIINLEKTLPLFNEAQEVVRRLVANKGTILFVGTKRQAREIIKEEAQRAGMPYVDYRWLGGMLTNYKTVKQSIKRLEEKAALLANAESSGYNKKELLDMTREVEKLERSLGGIKGMKGLPDAIFVIDTGYQHGTLVEAAKLGIPVIAVVDTNNSPDLVKHVIPGNDDSAKAIRLYCRGIADAVLEGKNQAVAETVAAAQQAAE